The following is a genomic window from Triplophysa rosa linkage group LG11, Trosa_1v2, whole genome shotgun sequence.
AGCGCGAGTGAAAAATGCATTTGCACGTCACGTGGTCTAAGGAGACCAATAGGATCAATCAACGAGGCGTGGTTTCTACGTACAGCAAAATCGCATGTAAAACTAGACGCATAAATAAAACGGGCTTTCTAGCTGTTTGAACGACCACGGAGACTTTTATGAATGcgtttctttttaaagacatttttttacgACATGTGATCAAGTATTTGCGTTCACATTAACGTATAAGGCGTTAATCTTTTTCGGTATGAGTCACAGACAGTGTATAGCGTAGGATCAATCGCTAGGGGGCGATGCAAcactttaatacaataaaacacgtTCGCTGCATATACAATTTTGAGTCTCTCAGCCAGAACATACTGTCATGTGATCATAAAATAGGATGAATCAGTTTGTGAGAGAATAAACAATAGGCCTATGTAAAGTTgaaatttataattataatatgcTTATACAAAACTTTGCATGGTTGTATTATTCACGATGCAACAATCATGGCATTGTGTGTTTGAAATGTTTGCATTGGCAGACAGATAAAGAGAgacttttgcacattttccttttaCTTTTCATGATCACAGATAATTAAggaaaatacaaatatacaaacaGAAGAACACTGAAACCATTATAACATCTAGCTTATATTTCTGCACAAGTAAAAGCTCTGCTTTTACATGGCTGTAAAATTTACACTTAACATTTGTCGATATTTGACTTTCTACATGCATGACTGCTGAAAACAGCACATCTTAAATTAACAATAGAATTAAAACAGCTTGGATCTAAAAAAAGCTTTGGATGAAGAGCTCACttaacggtaacactttacattaaggtatcctttatgaagcatttataaatgtgttcattaatgactaataagtcatttacaaatgcattataaagcagctataactgcatgaattaaaagggggattctaacgaaatacctgccaaataattcttatacctgctcactatttggcaggtatttcgttagaatccctctttttattcatgcagttacaactgcttcataatgcatttgtaaatgacttatttatcattaatgaacacgtttataaatgctttataaagggtaccttaatgtaaagtgttacccactTAACAATGACTGACAGATTCAAATGCGCAAATGGCACACGATCCTACATAAGCCACTATTAAATCACACAGCTAGGtacaaacaacatttatttgactCCTGATTTCTTTTGATATTTCCATCcttttatgtacatttttaaaactggAATCATTGTCATGAAATTTAGTTTGACTGGCCATTATAATTACAGTCCTTCACTTATTCACAATTCACATGTTTATATTAATGAAGAAGACATCGAGAGAGCATGTCAAACTCTCGTTTCACATTTAATTAAGCAGAACGAATCCATCACGTTGTTTGACGTCTCTGTGGTTGATCAAGAGTATCCAGTATACTTCTTCTAGTGTATCCATTATTCTAGCAAAGGTGTATGTACTACTTTCAATTACACTGCAGTGCAAAGATATGGTCATATTTGTCCATCTCCTTGTCCTTTCCACGTGGCAGCCCTTAATCACACACTCCATCAATTCAGATTAATGGCCTTTTTCACTGAGTTCTGCAAGGAGCTAATCTCCCAGCGCCGGAATGTGCTTCCCCTGAGGTCATTGCGGCCGGTGGTTAAGCGGTAGATCTTCCTGAGGACGGCCCGGCGTAGGAGAATGTAGACCCAAGGGTCCAGGATCTGGTTAAAGGCAGCGAGACGCACTCCCAGTACCATTAAACTTTTGTAGGTCTGTAAATCACACTCGTCCCTCATAGAACCACTGTATGAGCGGATGACTGACATTAGTCCAAAGACCTGTACAAAAGAAGAGTCATTTAGTCAGTACCATATAACATTCATGCACTTAAAGCAAGAAATTATTTAACCATTAAAATAGATGGTAAACTCAATTTagcttttactttttttaaataattttttacaaagaaataaaaattattCTTGGCATGCAAACTCAAATACTGCTAacatattacaaaatattttcattgcaCTTAATAGCTTTTAATGTGAGAGCTCGGTCGTCTTCTTTTTGAAtatgttttaacatttattatacatCTGTTTCAtttatctgttttatttattttataattacattTCTTGATTTAATACTTCACAGTTTCATAatttcaaaaacaaatatttatatttgagttATCTTGTATGTTATAGATACAAGtaagtatataatatatttgagatctctatatttctatattatatatattttggtacctatttcatttttattatgaaacaaaattataatTCAACATTGtacattataattcaaataataATAGTGAAACTTagaatgtatatataatatgtaaccattataataacataaaaaataaaacataaaacgaaaatgttttatatcataATTACTGTAATGTTGTAATAAATGCCATCAGTTGTCTTTGCCCTGTTGTAAGTTGTAATGCTCATACTCACCAGCAGAGGGCTCCAGCAGATACAAGAAGTGACCATAATGCCCACCAGCTGTGCCACCATCTCAATATCATGTGAGTGAGTTGATCTCTGGTGGCCTGTCCTCCTGCGGACCCGGGCGATGACCAGCGTCACGCCGCTGATTGTGTTGCATATAAATGCCACGGCCAGTGACGCCAGTCCTAGTCCAGAAAAGAGCAGCACAAAAATCACATCTGTGATGGTCGTGTCTTTGCCATCTGTGATCGCTGGGTCCTTATTAAACACCTTAATAAAGCACCATGTCCTTGGGTACTGGTAGGTATATCTGCCCAAGTTAAATGAGGGCAGAATTGCTACAAACAATGCCAATAACCATATCATCACCAATAGCATCTTGGTGTACGCAGTGCATACAACTCGGGCGTGCAAAAGAGGCCGTGTCACGCCCATGCAGCGCTCAGCTGCCATCACACACCCGAGAAAGAGCGGGCACAGGCCGAAGAACACCATACTGCCACCTAAAAAAGTGCAGGTGGAATCGGTTTGGGAATTACACGGCCCAGTGTCACCCATGTAGAGGCGCATAACCAGGACGCCAGGGATAACGTGACCGGCGAGGTCCGTGGCCACTAGGGAACTGGCAAAAAGAAGAAAGGTGGCTTTGGAACGTTTGCGCAGGTGAGCGTAAGCTTTGGCCAGGATGATGAGAGCTATGATGTTGGACACGATGCCCAGTGTCATGGACAGGGCAGCTACCGTCGGGCTGGTTGTGTGGGTGGTCAGGTTTTCCTTGCATCGCACTGGTTCCACCCCAGATAAGTTCTGCGTCTGATTGGCGAGGGGCTCTCCCGCATCCAGAGCTGAAGAGTTGCATTGCTGGATAGCTAACATCTCCAGGCTATGGGATGAGGACCATTAACCCCAGAGATGCATACctgaagagaaaagaaaaaagagtgATTTAAATAACTCTGATCAACACCCCTGTGCATTTACAGCAGGGATGACGAGTATTTAACTGCATTTGGTCAAATATT
Proteins encoded in this region:
- the ptger1b gene encoding prostaglandin E receptor 1b (subtype EP1) — its product is MLAIQQCNSSALDAGEPLANQTQNLSGVEPVRCKENLTTHTTSPTVAALSMTLGIVSNIIALIILAKAYAHLRKRSKATFLLFASSLVATDLAGHVIPGVLVMRLYMGDTGPCNSQTDSTCTFLGGSMVFFGLCPLFLGCVMAAERCMGVTRPLLHARVVCTAYTKMLLVMIWLLALFVAILPSFNLGRYTYQYPRTWCFIKVFNKDPAITDGKDTTITDVIFVLLFSGLGLASLAVAFICNTISGVTLVIARVRRRTGHQRSTHSHDIEMVAQLVGIMVTSCICWSPLLVFGLMSVIRSYSGSMRDECDLQTYKSLMVLGVRLAAFNQILDPWVYILLRRAVLRKIYRLTTGRNDLRGSTFRRWEISSLQNSVKKAINLN